The sequence CGCATTTTCCGACGGGACGCTGAACAAGTGGACCGCGCCGGAGATAGTCGCCTGGTACCAGTTGACGGGAACGAACACGGTCGCAGCCGTCCCGGTGGACGGGCAGTGGTACACCGTGTACGACACCGCCACCCTGAAGCTCTGGGGCAGCTACAACCCGATACTCGGCTTCTCGAACCTCCTGTGGGAGGGGACGGGCTCCTGGAGCACCTACGTCAACATTGACCAGAGCCTGTTCGACGCCACGGCCTACAACAGGCCCGCCTACGAGACCGAGCCGACCACGTTCCAGAGCGTCGGGAACGGTTGGTTCGACTACACCGCGGGTTCGTGGACCGGTTGGGAGTCCATGGAAGTCAAGTGGCTCGGGACGTACAACTGGCGATACCTGGAAGGCAGTTTCATGATCGGGAACGCCCAGGCCGAGATCAACCCGATCGCGCTGATTCCCGAGCCGGGCAGCCTCCTCGCGCTCGGCGCCGGCCTTGCCGGCCTGGCGGGAATGATCCGCAGGCGCAGGCGGTAAGTCTCAGTCACTCAGTTCGCAGTTCGAAAGACAAGCCCCGGTGCGGGGCTTGTCTTTTTTTTGCCGGCCCGCAGGATCGGCAGAGGGGAAGCGTGGGCGCACGGGTTGCCTCTGACCTCGGCCCCCTCACCCCAGCCCTCTCCCTCCAGGGGAGAGGGGGCTCTCGTCTCCCGCGCCCACCCTGCAAAGCGCCATCAGAAGCACGTATCGCCGGCCTCTAGTGGTGGGGGTGGTGGGGTCTCCACCAGCACCATCACCCCGTAGGGCGGGACCTCGACGCTGCCGCTGTGCCGCTCGCCGGTGAGCAGGTCCGTCATCTCCTCGCGGAGCACCAGGCCGCCCGGCCGGTTCTCTATCTCCACGACGACCATCCCCTCGAACTGTCCCCCCTCGCGCGGGACGACCACGAGGTTGTCCGTGTGATCCTCGCGCACGATGCCCGCCTGCTGTTCGAGCGTCCTGAAGAGCGCCTGCAGATCCTCCGGCCGGGGCATCGTGCCGAGCACGACGATCTCTCCCTTGCCCATCTGCCTCCGCGCGGCGGCGGCGAGTCCCTCCATCGGCCCCTCGGTGTACGCCGCGAGCGCCTCGGTCCCGTCCTTCAGCTCGAAGCTGTCGTACTGGACCGACCCCTGAGACTCCCGGCCGTCCGACCATCGGATGCCGAAGTCGCGCGGCTCGCCGGGGATCTCGTAGACGCATCGGACGCCCGCCCAGTCCTCCAGCACGCCGAACGGCGCGTGGGTGTACTTAGCCGCGTCGGCGTTGCGGACGTCGCTCATCGGGCCGACGACCCACGTGCCGCCCGCCTCGATCCACGCCTTCAGGCGGTCGGGGAGGTCCGCCTCTTCGAGCGAGAGCATGAACGGGCTGAAGACCAGCCGGTAGCCGCCCAGGTCCGCCGGCGGGAGGATCACGTCCGGGCGGAACTGCGCCTGTATGAGCGGGCGGTAGACGCGCTCCAGGATCGCGCCCGTGTAGTGGAAGCCGTTGATGAGCGGCTGCCACTCGGAGATCCACGAGCACTTGTGGGAGTAGTGGATCGCGAGGCCGGACTTCGTCGGGCGCGTGTCGTTCAGGAAGTCGGCCGCCTTCTCGAATCCCCCTGAGACCTCGCGCACCTCGACGGTCGTGTGCATCGGGCGCCCCTGGCTCGTCACGACCGCGCCGTGGGTCAGCTCCTGGCCGCTCCAGTGCTGCCTCCAGAGCCAGTAGAGGTTCGCCTCCGCGCCCATCGCGATCGCCAGCCAGGTGTTCGCGCGGCAGAAGCCCGGCTCCCGGTAGCCGTTGGTCGCGATCGAGCCGCTCCAGCAGGTCTGGGTCTCGGTGTTCCAGAACGGGCGGTCCTTGATCGGGCGGCAGAGGTCGAACCAGAACGCCGCCTGCCACAGGTTGTCCATCGTGTTGTAGTGGTTGAACTGCACTACGTCGAGCGCGCGGTTCATGTCGCCGTAGTCCATGCCGTGAGTCGGCATCATGTCCGTGCCGACGGGAGCCTTCGTGTGCGCGTGCAGGATGTCGGCCTGGGCCTTCACGAACTCGACGTAGGAGTCGCTGTTGAAGGCCGCCCACGCGGTCTGGAGGCTCGGGTGGTGCCAGGTATCCGGGTCGGGGATCGGTAGCTGGTCGAACGAGCGGTAGGTCTGGCTCCAGAGGTCCGTCCCCCACGCGGCGTTGAGCCTCTCGATGGTGCCGTAGCGCGCCTGCATCGCGCGCCCGAACCTGGCGACGCAGACCGGGCAGACGCACGAACGCTCCCAGGTGAGCGGGCTGACCTCGTTGTCTATCTGCCAGCCGATGATGCGCTCGTCCGCGCCGAACTCCTCCGCGAGCTTCGCGGTGATGCGGGCGCAGTAGTCGCGGTAGACCGGGCTGTTCGGGCAGGTGTGCCGCCGCGCGCCGTGGCAGGTCGGCTTGCCGTCCGCGCGCCTGAAGAGCACCTCGGGGCGGCTCTCGACGAGCCAGATCGGGGGGGTGCAGGTCGGGGTGCACATGATTACGGATATCCCCGCCGCGCCGAGCTTCTCGACGACGGTGTGCAGCCAGTCGAAGTCGTACCGGCCTTCCTCCGGCTCCATGCGGCTCCAGGCGAACTCGCCGACGCGCATGACGTTCATGCCGGCGTCCTTCATGAGGGCGACGTCGGCGTCTATCTGCTCGAGCGGCCAGTCCTCGGGGTAGTAGGCCGCTCCCAGGTACGGCGGATTGCTTGGTCTCATGGTGAACCTCCAGTTTTCGGACGGGTCGGGCCTGTCCGACCGGGCGCATCTCCGTTCAAAGGTTCAAGGCCCTGACCCGCAAAACCTGCCCCTCGTCGGCCGCGGCCTGAGTTTACTTCCGGCCGACCCGGGGTACAGGAGAGCAACAGACGGCGCCGGATTGCGCCGGCTGACGCGCGGAACAGGAGCGTCGGACGATGGCAAGAAGCATCACGGCAACAGTACTGATCGGGTTCACGGCTCTGCTGGCCGGCTGCGGCGGAGGCGGCGGAGGCGGCGGCGGCCCCATCAGCGGGACCGACATATTCGCCGACACGATGGTCGTGCTGGGCTACAACGACCTCGGCATGCACTGCATGAACCAGGACTTCTCGGAGATCATGATCCTGCCGCCGTTCAACAATCTGCGCGCCCAGGTCATAGACCGCTCTGGCGAGGAGCCCCGGATCGTGACCGGCGGCGTCAACCTGACTTACTCGGTGCTGCAGAACACCCACTCGGCGGACAAGACGAACTTCTGGACGTACGCTTTCGCGCTCCTGGGCGTCAGCCCCGCGCCGAACGTCGGACTGACCGGCAGCGGGATGTCCGGGACGATGTCCCTCACCGGGCAGAACGACTGGGTCGCCACCGGAATCCCGATCACGCCGCTCAACGATTCCCGGGTGCTGAACGCCTACCCGCTCGGGGTGATCACCGTGATGAGCGGCGGCACGGCGTTGGCGCGGACCCAGGCGACCGTGCCGGTGTCGTGGGAGATAAGCTGCAACCTGTGCCACGACTCGCCGGGCGTTTCGACTGCAACCGACATCCTGCGGGCGCATGACCGCCTGCACGGCACGACTCTGGAGCAGCAGAAGCCGGTCGCGTGCGGGCGGTGTCACGCCCAGCCGCCGCTGGCATCCATCCTGCCGGGCGATCCGGCGCGTCACACACTCTCGAGGGCGATGCACGGGGCGCATGCGTCGAGGATGGGATCGGTCGGCGTGGACGTCGTCTGCTACGCGTGCCACCCGGGAATCCAGACGCAGTGCCTGCGGGACGTCCACGCGTCGAAGGGCATGACGTGCCTCGACTGCCATGAGTCCATGGAAGCGGTTGCCGATCCGGGCCGCCGACCGTGGGTAGATGAGCCGCGTTGTGGCGACTGCCATACGCGCGCCGGGTTCGAGTTCGAGCAGGCGAACACCCTGTTCCGCGACTCCAAGGGACACCACCAGGTGCACTGCGCGGCCTGTCACGGCAGCCCGCACGCTGTCGTGCCGACGACCGTTCAGGCGGACAATCTCCAGTCGCTCGCGCTCCAGGGACACGCGGGGCCGATCGACACCTGCACCGTCTGCCACCGGAACAGGCCGGACGACGCGTTCACGCACAGGCTGTCGGGCGGCTGAGGGTAGGCATCTGACCGGTCCGGCGCGTCAGACGGGTCCGACGAAGTGCACGATCGGCGGTTTCTTGGGCGGGGCGGCCCGGTACTTGAACCTCGGGTAGCCGAGCGCGATCGCCGAAAAGACCTTGTGGTCCTTCGGGATGCCGGCCAGCCGCTTCATCTCCGCGTCCTTGTTCATCGGCTCGAAGACGAACCCTATCACGCATGCACCGAGCCCAAGCGTCTCGGCGGCGAGCAGGATGTTCTCCGCGTTGAATACCGCGTCCATCGGCGCGCAGATGTCCCACTTCGGCGCGTGGAGCAGGATCAGGCACGGCGCATCGTAGAGCATCATATCGCGCCCCTGGGCCTGGAGCTTCAGCGTGAGGTCCATCAGCGGGGCGAACGGCATGATGCTGTCGTACATCTTCGGCGCCGACAGCCGCATGAAGCCCTTGACGAACGGGTTCTTCATCGTGCGCGCCATTCTTCCGACAGCCGTCGCCGCCCGCTCGGATATCCCCTCGAGCGCCGCGGGATCAGTGACGACCGTGTACTCCACGCTCTGGTTGTTGATCGAACTCGGCGCTTCGACCGCCGCGAGGAGCAGCTTCTCGACTTCTTCCCTCGGCACGGGATCGGGCTTGAACTCCCGGCGCGAACGGCGCATCTTCAGGAAACTGAGGAACTGCTCGAAGCTCGGCCTGGCGGACTGATCCAGCGCCTTGATCCGGGACGACTCCAACTCGGAGTGGCTCATCGCGCCGGTCGGGCAGACCGCCACGCAGTGCCCGCAGGCGAAGCAGCTCACCCCCTCGGCGGAATGCACCTTGCCGTCCTCGCCCGCCTCGAAGTTCCCCAGCACACAGATCTCCATGCAGAGCATGCACCCATTGCACTGCTCAGCATCAATCAGTATCGCCATCGCATATCACCTCTCGGCTCGAATCGGTTCAATGTTCAAGGTCTAGGGTGACAAACCCTGCTGCGTCCCAGGCTTGAACTTCTCCGATTCCCTGACGACGGGAGTCGTCAGGGAATCGGTAGGTTGTGAACGCATACACGAGTGGAGAACCATAAGCGGAGCGTCGAATTGACGAGTCCTCGCGAAAGTGTGGCTACCCTGCCGCAGTCAAGTCACTCAGTTGAGCAACACCCATGGATGGAGCTTCATCGCCCATCTGATGCCATCCCTCTCGTGGATATCTGGCAAACAGCTCCAAATAAGGCCCCGGGCTGCAGGATTCGACGATATCGTACAACTCATCAGGCTTACGGGAGTGCATCGACGAACACATAGCGCCCGCCACCTAAGAACCGGATCAGGCCCATATCTCGGAGCACTTGCAGTTGTTGACGTATCTTGGGGCGCACGTTCCGATTGGCCGGATACAGCCCCGAAAGTGCAGGTTCGAGAGTGTATGCGTCCTCCAGACTGAAGGACTGCCATTCCCTATGACGGATCATGTTGAGGACATCGAGCGTCCATCCTCGCGCCTCTACCTCTCTCCCTGCAAGCGGACTCAGTATCCGGTATCGGTCGCGCACGCGCGATGGATCGCTGACCAAACCATCCTGTACCATCTCTAGCTTGCCAATGTCGGCGATAGAGGAAAGAAGGATGTTGCACCCGACCCAACCGGCTCGTCTGGCACTGGGGGAGAGCGGCTTCCTTTTCTCAATGCACGACGGACTGAAGAAGAAGGACGGCACCAGGAGCAGCTTTCTGACGGACCAATCTGGAGCGTACTGCATGACCATAAGGTTGGGAACTGCGTCACTGCGAAGGGCTCTCATCATGGCATCATATCCCGCATCCGGAACACGGGACTCGCTCCAAGTAGCCCCGCTCTTCAGCTGGAAACGCGAGGTGCATCCGGGACAGTGGAAATCGACAGCGGGTGTGTTGTTCGCCGTCGAGATCAAGCTCCCTGAATCGCACGCCGGGCAGTACAGGTTGTCCTCCCCCCATCTCTCCGACATGTGCCGTACAAGTTGTGCCTTGTTCTTGTAGCAGCCGACCAGGTAGTCGCGCATCGACAGTTGCATCATTCCTCACCCTCGGCCAGCGCCGCTAGACACATCGCGGCAGTGCTCGCGGCCATGGATGCAATCGGGTCGTGGGTAAAAAGCCCGCACCCCTCAAACGGATTAGGTGACGCATCGATGTTGTCCCAGTCGATGATGACTGCACGAAGATCAGCGATGTCCGAATACACCGCAGCCAGTGATCCTCCCCGAATCTCAATGAAAACATCACTCATCGGAGTGTTCCCCTTCCCCTGTGCAACCACTGCAACCCACCTACCAACGACGCAACCGTGTGAAGCTCAGCGGCGGTCAGGACATACCTGATCGACCGATCCGTCCGCGATGTACTCGTGCATGATGGTGAGGTTATCCCCATAATAGGAGCTGTTCTTCATTTGCACAGGTATTCACCGCGCGGGGAGCGGTTTCCTGTCTGGCGCGGAATGGCCGATACTGAGCCACGGCCTGCTTGCAGAGGTCGAGCGCCCGCTGGTGGTTGGCAACGTCGCCCTCCATCGAGTGGAGCTGCATGGCGAACGGCGACACCGGCTCCTTCTTCGCCTGCTTGAAGAGGACGTTGTAGTCCCGCACGGAGTTGAACGGCGGAACGCCTCCGACGGGTCCAACGTGATATAATGCTCTCATGCGCGACCAAATGCTCAGCCTGCCGAAGATAGATCTCCACCGCCACCTCGAAGGCGCGGTGAGGCCCGCCACCATCGCCGATATCTGCCGCGACCGGGGAGTTCCGCTCCCGACCTACGATCCGGACGAACTCGCCAAGATCGTCCAGCTATCACGGCCGGTCTCTGATCTGGGTGAGTTCTTCACACCGTTCCGCACGATCAAGCTGTGCTTCACCGACAAGGAGGCGATCGCCCGCATAGCATACGAGGCGGTCGAGGACGCTCACCTCGACAACATCCGCTACGTCGAGCTGCGGTTCAGCCCGGAGTTCATGGCGTTCTGCCACAAGGTCCCGCTCGCGGATGTGATGGACGGAATCGTCGTGGGCATCGAGTCCGCCGCGCGCGCCTTTCCCGGCACGACCTCAGAGATGATCGTCAGCATCAGCCGCGACCTCTCCGAGCAGACGATGGACATGCCCTGGCCGAAGCCGATGGAGATAGCCCGACTGGCGCTCGACTACGCGGACCGGGGTGTCGTCGGCCTCGACATCGCGGGCCGGGAGGACGGCTACCCGCCGGAACTGTTCGTCGAGCCGTTCCGTATCGCAAGAAAGGCGGGCCTCGGGATCACCGCGCACGCGGGCGAGGACTCCGGCCCGGAGAGCGTCCGGGGGGCCATCGAGTCGCTCGGGGCGACCAGGATCGGGCACGGGGTCAGGATCGTCCGTGACCCGGAGGTGGTGGCGCTGGTGAAGGACCGCGGAGTCTACCTGGAACTGTGCCCGACGAGCAACGTCCTTACGAGGGCGGTCGAGTCGCTGGAGAGCCACCCGGTCCGCCGCCTCTACGACGCCGGCGTCCCGATCACGATCAACACGGATGACCCGAGCGTCTGTGGCATAACTCTTACGGGGGAGCTCGAACTGCTCGTCGAGCGCTTCGGGTTCACGTTCGAGGAGATAGAGGGGCTGGTGGAGGCGTCGCGCCGCGCGGCGTTCGGGCGGCCGGGGGCCTTTTCGTCATGCGGGACTTGATCCGGCATCCAGGGGAGATGGATCCTGAATCGAGTTCAGGATGACGCCCCGTTCGTTCAGGGCGACGCGGCGTCTTACGTGCGACAGACACCGTGAGCCCTGAGTGCTCGGAGCGAAGCGGAGAGTGTATCGAAGGGCGGCCTCGTGCCCAAGAGCGCCCTTCGATACATGCCGTCATTCACCGGCACACTCAGGGCTGACGGAGCGGTGTGAGCGGAGCAAGGCATGAACTCATTGATTTCACAACTCGAACAGGCGCTTGGGAACCCCGCGCTGGTGCAGTCGTTCTCAGGCGTGCGGACCCCGTTCGGCCGGGGGCCGGCGATATCCGGGGAGCACGCCGCGCTCGCCTCGGCATACGGTTTCGCCTACGCGAGGCGCGCCCTCGCCGGGATGGACAAGGGCGCCCTGCTGATCGGCAAGGACCCTCGCCCGACCGGCGACGCGATCGGCGCCGCGCTCGCCCGGGGGTTCCTCGCGGGCGCTGAGCGCGCGAAGTGCAGGGCGCGCATCTACGACCTCGGCATCATCACGACCCCTCTCATCGAGACGGCCGTCACGGCCCTCAAGGCCCACGGCGGGGTCATGATCACCGCGAGCCACAACCCGCTGACCGACAACGGCTTCAAGTTCCTGACGGGCGTGCAGGCCGGCCCGCACGACGCCCCTCCCGGCGCCCTGCTCTCCGCGGCGGCGATGGGCGCGGTCGTGCGCGATGTGGCCTCGACAGCCGCCGGGCACGCACCCGAGTTCGCGGCCTCCATCGCGAAGGTTGACGACGCCAGGCTTCGGAAGGCATACGGCAACGGCGAGGACCACGTCCACCGGGTGAAGGCGGAGCGCGCCTACCTCGACCTCATCGGGCGGCAGTGGGGGATTCAGCCGCACTGCCTGAAGCCGCTCATCCGCGGCCCGGCCCTGCTCGACCCGAACGGCGGGGCGGCCTGCGGGATCGGCGCGCGCGTGCTGGAGCACTTCGGCGTGCGGGCGATCGAGGTCAACGCCGAGATCGGCTACCCCGAGCACGCGATTGACACCGACAGCATTGACGGCACGAGCGGCAGGCACATGCTCCTGCGCGTGGCGAGGGCGGCGGCCCGGAACGGCGCGCGGTTCGGCATCGCGTTCGACTACGACGCGGACCGGGGGAACATCGTGCTCCCCGGCTACGACGAGGACGCCGTCATCATCCCGCCGCAGACGGTGGCGGCGGTCAACATCGCCCTCGCGCTCGCCCACTGGGAGATGCGGGCCGGGCGGAACGGCGCGCGGAAGCTCGCGGTCGTGCTCTCGGACGCCACCTCCGGCGCGTCGGAGGAGATCGCGCGGCTCTTCAAGGCGAAGGTCTTCATGGTCGAGACCGGCGAGATCAACGTCGTCACGCGGATGCACCAGCTCCGGCAGGAGGGCTACGAGGTCCCCATCGGCGTCGAGGGCGCGAACGGCGGCACGATCTTCGGAGAGTTCACGTGCCGCGACGGCCTTCAGACGGCGATGTGCGCGGCTATCGGCGACGAGCAGCCCGACTTGGCGAAGCAGTGGACGGCGGTGCTGAGGCGGAACATGCGCGAGCCGGTCTGCGCCGAGGGCGGCCGCCTGCGCTTCCCGGAGATCGTGAGGGCGGTGCCGAGGCACTTCAACCGGATGTTCCGGTTCGAGGCCGCGCCGCTAAGCCACGCGGAGATGAAGGCCCGCATCGAGGAGCGGTTCGAGAAGGCGCTCTGGCCGAAACTCAGCAGGCACTACGGCTCATACGGGTTCCTCGACTTCGAGGGGACGCACCAGGTGAAGGCGCGGACGGGAGACGAGACCGGCGGCTGGCGGGTCGAGATGAAGGCGGGAGGCGAGAAGGCGTTCATCTTCGCGCGCGGCTCCCGGACCGAGGCGGGCGTGTGGCGCATCATCGTGGACGACCCGGACCCGGCGCGCGGGGAGCTGCTGGCCCGGCTGAGCGGGAAGTTAATGGGGTAGAAGCCTCCGGAGGAAGTCCGCGCTGTAGCCGCAGGCTCTATGCCCGCGAGATCAGAGCGCACCCGTGAGTGGTGCGGTTGCTCCACCCGCTCCGTCAGCCCTGAGTGCTCGGAGCGAAGCGGAGAGTGTATCGAAGGGCGTCTGGCCGGCACTGAGGCGCGGCCACTACAGGTGCCACCGTCCTTCGATACACGCGCCGGAGCGCGCACTCAGGACTAGCGGGTCTTGGACAGGGTCAACGCTGTAGCCGCAGGCCTTATGCCTGCGAGACCAGAGCGTGCCAGTGAAGGGTGCGGCTACGGACTTCATCCGGTGCCCCACTAATCCCTGAACCGATCCAACTCCACGACGCACGCGCCCCGGCTGAATGTGACCGCTCGGCGCTGTTCCGAGGGGTACTTGAGCGCGTTGTGCAGGTTGATCTTCATCTCGAGCGCAGCCTTGTGC is a genomic window of Armatimonadota bacterium containing:
- a CDS encoding restriction endonuclease gives rise to the protein MMQLSMRDYLVGCYKNKAQLVRHMSERWGEDNLYCPACDSGSLISTANNTPAVDFHCPGCTSRFQLKSGATWSESRVPDAGYDAMMRALRSDAVPNLMVMQYAPDWSVRKLLLVPSFFFSPSCIEKRKPLSPSARRAGWVGCNILLSSIADIGKLEMVQDGLVSDPSRVRDRYRILSPLAGREVEARGWTLDVLNMIRHREWQSFSLEDAYTLEPALSGLYPANRNVRPKIRQQLQVLRDMGLIRFLGGGRYVFVDALP
- a CDS encoding nitroreductase family protein — protein: MAILIDAEQCNGCMLCMEICVLGNFEAGEDGKVHSAEGVSCFACGHCVAVCPTGAMSHSELESSRIKALDQSARPSFEQFLSFLKMRRSRREFKPDPVPREEVEKLLLAAVEAPSSINNQSVEYTVVTDPAALEGISERAATAVGRMARTMKNPFVKGFMRLSAPKMYDSIMPFAPLMDLTLKLQAQGRDMMLYDAPCLILLHAPKWDICAPMDAVFNAENILLAAETLGLGACVIGFVFEPMNKDAEMKRLAGIPKDHKVFSAIALGYPRFKYRAAPPKKPPIVHFVGPV
- a CDS encoding beta-galactosidase, with the protein product MRPSNPPYLGAAYYPEDWPLEQIDADVALMKDAGMNVMRVGEFAWSRMEPEEGRYDFDWLHTVVEKLGAAGISVIMCTPTCTPPIWLVESRPEVLFRRADGKPTCHGARRHTCPNSPVYRDYCARITAKLAEEFGADERIIGWQIDNEVSPLTWERSCVCPVCVARFGRAMQARYGTIERLNAAWGTDLWSQTYRSFDQLPIPDPDTWHHPSLQTAWAAFNSDSYVEFVKAQADILHAHTKAPVGTDMMPTHGMDYGDMNRALDVVQFNHYNTMDNLWQAAFWFDLCRPIKDRPFWNTETQTCWSGSIATNGYREPGFCRANTWLAIAMGAEANLYWLWRQHWSGQELTHGAVVTSQGRPMHTTVEVREVSGGFEKAADFLNDTRPTKSGLAIHYSHKCSWISEWQPLINGFHYTGAILERVYRPLIQAQFRPDVILPPADLGGYRLVFSPFMLSLEEADLPDRLKAWIEAGGTWVVGPMSDVRNADAAKYTHAPFGVLEDWAGVRCVYEIPGEPRDFGIRWSDGRESQGSVQYDSFELKDGTEALAAYTEGPMEGLAAAARRQMGKGEIVVLGTMPRPEDLQALFRTLEQQAGIVREDHTDNLVVVPREGGQFEGMVVVEIENRPGGLVLREEMTDLLTGERHSGSVEVPPYGVMVLVETPPPPPLEAGDTCF
- the add gene encoding adenosine deaminase, with product MRDQMLSLPKIDLHRHLEGAVRPATIADICRDRGVPLPTYDPDELAKIVQLSRPVSDLGEFFTPFRTIKLCFTDKEAIARIAYEAVEDAHLDNIRYVELRFSPEFMAFCHKVPLADVMDGIVVGIESAARAFPGTTSEMIVSISRDLSEQTMDMPWPKPMEIARLALDYADRGVVGLDIAGREDGYPPELFVEPFRIARKAGLGITAHAGEDSGPESVRGAIESLGATRIGHGVRIVRDPEVVALVKDRGVYLELCPTSNVLTRAVESLESHPVRRLYDAGVPITINTDDPSVCGITLTGELELLVERFGFTFEEIEGLVEASRRAAFGRPGAFSSCGT
- a CDS encoding PEP-CTERM sorting domain-containing protein (PEP-CTERM proteins occur, often in large numbers, in the proteomes of bacteria that also encode an exosortase, a predicted intramembrane cysteine proteinase. The presence of a PEP-CTERM domain at a protein's C-terminus predicts cleavage within the sorting domain, followed by covalent anchoring to some some component of the (usually Gram-negative) cell surface. Many PEP-CTERM proteins exhibit an unusual sequence composition that includes large numbers of potential glycosylation sites. Expression of one such protein has been shown restore the ability of a bacterium to form floc, a type of biofilm.) — protein: MRRLLLFAAVLLLASMMTSANASWYFSQDDFYLNMPGGEGSAGQNAFSDGTLNKWTAPEIVAWYQLTGTNTVAAVPVDGQWYTVYDTATLKLWGSYNPILGFSNLLWEGTGSWSTYVNIDQSLFDATAYNRPAYETEPTTFQSVGNGWFDYTAGSWTGWESMEVKWLGTYNWRYLEGSFMIGNAQAEINPIALIPEPGSLLALGAGLAGLAGMIRRRRR